In Sporosarcina psychrophila, a genomic segment contains:
- a CDS encoding NUMOD4 domain-containing protein: MEIEIWKEIEGFADYEVSNLGRVKSYKLGKQGAILIPRRHKKRNQYWLVYLLGNDGKYRFMKVHRLVALAFCPQLIDCNIVNHIDGDKLNNVATNLEWTTKGGNNRHAYESGLRKGPVIKYRKVAKILSDKTEIIYPSVKQASRENNISDTSIRRACNGVMKTAAGSEWKFVD; this comes from the coding sequence ATGGAAATTGAGATTTGGAAAGAAATTGAGGGATTTGCTGATTATGAAGTTAGCAATTTAGGAAGAGTAAAAAGCTATAAACTTGGAAAACAGGGTGCAATATTAATACCTCGTAGGCATAAAAAAAGGAATCAATATTGGTTAGTTTATCTGTTAGGCAATGATGGAAAATATCGCTTTATGAAAGTGCATCGTTTAGTTGCGTTGGCTTTTTGTCCTCAGCTCATTGACTGTAATATTGTGAATCACATTGACGGAGATAAACTAAACAACGTAGCAACGAATTTAGAATGGACTACAAAAGGTGGCAACAATCGTCATGCTTATGAAAGTGGTTTGCGTAAAGGACCTGTAATAAAGTATAGGAAAGTAGCTAAAATATTGAGTGATAAAACTGAAATAATTTATCCTTCTGTAAAACAAGCTTCAAGAGAAAATAACATTAGCGATACTTCTATTAGACGTGCTTGTAATGGAGTTATGAAAACAGCTGCAGGATCTGAATGGAAATTTGTTGATTAA
- a CDS encoding GntR family transcriptional regulator: protein MLPIRLSKDSREPIYHQIEKQLKALIAGGHLPAGTPLPSIRVLSKDLEISVITIRRAYQDLESQGFIETVHGKGTFVAEIQNSMKQETMTASVQTEFERAIRNAMDYDYTVDEIKTVFEETLEKLAKGE from the coding sequence TTGCTGCCGATACGCTTATCCAAAGATTCTCGTGAACCGATTTATCACCAGATTGAAAAGCAGCTGAAAGCACTGATTGCAGGAGGCCATTTACCTGCAGGAACGCCGCTTCCATCAATCAGGGTGCTGTCGAAAGACCTGGAGATTAGCGTCATCACGATACGTCGCGCCTATCAGGACCTGGAGTCACAGGGCTTCATCGAAACAGTCCATGGCAAAGGGACTTTTGTCGCGGAAATACAGAACTCCATGAAACAGGAAACGATGACGGCTTCCGTCCAAACGGAATTCGAACGGGCCATCCGCAACGCGATGGATTACGACTATACTGTCGATGAAATCAAAACGGTTTTTGAAGAGACTTTAGAAAAACTCGCGAAAGGGGAATGA
- a CDS encoding ABC transporter ATP-binding protein yields the protein METMLTVEGLGKSFKDKKIVSNISFEVKKGEIMALLGPNGAGKSTTIRNIMGILYPDEGTIAFRNRSTKDIPRDKIGYLPEERGLYKNVKVMDILLYLADLKDYPLDLAKERALEYLKKFGLEGKDKVSVEELSKGMGQKVQFIASILHEPELLILDEPFSGLDPVSQELFKEEIRSLAKKGTAILLSSHQMNLVEEMADRLFLIHRGTKVIYGTLSDVKKEYANFKCTINGSNSRSLLENLPEVERVEQNGATAVLYLTKHVQPAVWLKNLPDELDIQELSIDRISLHEIFIDIATDKNLLKEVGELHA from the coding sequence ATGGAAACAATGCTTACTGTAGAAGGTTTAGGAAAATCCTTCAAGGATAAGAAGATTGTCTCAAATATTTCCTTCGAAGTGAAAAAGGGAGAGATTATGGCGTTGCTCGGACCGAACGGGGCGGGGAAATCGACGACAATCCGCAACATCATGGGCATCTTGTATCCCGATGAAGGTACGATCGCTTTCCGGAACCGCTCTACGAAAGATATCCCGCGTGATAAAATTGGCTATCTGCCGGAAGAGCGGGGGCTCTACAAAAACGTCAAGGTCATGGACATTCTGCTGTATCTTGCGGACCTGAAGGATTATCCGCTGGACCTAGCTAAAGAACGCGCGCTCGAGTACTTGAAAAAGTTCGGCCTAGAGGGCAAGGATAAAGTATCGGTCGAGGAGTTGTCGAAAGGGATGGGTCAGAAAGTCCAGTTTATCGCCTCCATTCTTCATGAACCGGAACTGCTGATTCTGGATGAGCCGTTCTCAGGTCTTGATCCGGTCAGCCAGGAGCTGTTCAAAGAAGAAATCCGTTCATTGGCCAAAAAAGGCACGGCGATTCTATTGTCTTCGCATCAGATGAACCTTGTCGAAGAGATGGCGGACCGGCTGTTCCTGATTCACCGCGGCACGAAAGTGATCTACGGGACCCTGAGTGATGTCAAAAAGGAATATGCTAATTTCAAATGCACGATCAACGGCAGCAACAGCCGCAGCCTGCTTGAAAACCTGCCAGAAGTCGAGCGGGTCGAACAGAACGGGGCAACGGCTGTGCTTTATCTCACAAAACATGTGCAACCCGCTGTCTGGCTGAAAAATCTTCCAGATGAACTCGACATTCAGGAACTATCGATCGACCGGATTTCGCTCCATGAAATCTTCATAGATATCGCCACGGACAAGAATCTTTTGAAGGAAGTGGGTGAGTTGCATGCGTAA
- a CDS encoding ABC transporter ATP-binding protein, whose protein sequence is MQPWIEIKDANKKIDDFQLGPVSLAIEPGTITALVGNNGSGKSTLLKLIMNLANLDGGGIRVFGKSVDGKDESWKRHVTYQPQNAVGWNAYTGEDLKRLIAPLYTKWDEKLFERMIQLLNIPLDKRFGKLSPGLQQKLSLSLALPRNTDILILDEPTVSLDIPSKKQFMDLLVEWMEKEDRAVILTTHQPEDLQKLADYLFLMKDGQAVGRYEKDMLAAGFRRYWLKEMPAVRVPGELSRSGNELISDNPDTTEQYFTQHEHSVIDVKALELEEIISLLLK, encoded by the coding sequence ATGCAGCCATGGATTGAAATAAAAGACGCGAATAAAAAGATTGATGATTTTCAGCTCGGGCCTGTCAGTCTAGCGATTGAGCCGGGGACCATCACGGCGCTGGTCGGCAATAACGGCTCTGGCAAAAGCACCTTGCTGAAGCTGATCATGAATCTGGCGAATCTGGACGGAGGAGGGATCAGGGTCTTTGGTAAATCGGTCGACGGGAAAGACGAAAGCTGGAAAAGGCATGTCACGTACCAACCGCAAAACGCTGTTGGCTGGAACGCCTATACAGGAGAGGACCTGAAAAGGCTGATTGCCCCTTTATATACGAAATGGGATGAGAAGCTTTTTGAACGCATGATCCAGCTACTCAACATCCCGCTCGATAAGCGTTTCGGCAAATTATCGCCAGGTCTCCAGCAGAAGCTGAGCCTGTCGCTCGCATTGCCGCGGAATACTGATATCCTGATTCTCGATGAACCTACCGTGTCACTCGACATCCCATCAAAAAAACAATTCATGGATTTGCTTGTCGAGTGGATGGAAAAGGAGGACCGTGCTGTCATCCTGACAACTCATCAGCCGGAGGATCTTCAGAAACTGGCGGATTACTTGTTTCTGATGAAGGACGGGCAGGCGGTCGGCCGGTATGAGAAAGACATGCTCGCTGCCGGATTCCGCCGCTATTGGCTCAAAGAAATGCCGGCGGTGCGAGTACCGGGTGAGCTTTCCCGTTCCGGAAACGAGCTGATATCAGATAATCCTGACACAACGGAACAGTATTTCACGCAACACGAACACAGTGTCATTGACGTCAAAGCCTTGGAACTGGAAGAAATCATCAGCCTTCTGCTGAAGTAG